Proteins from a single region of Macrotis lagotis isolate mMagLag1 chromosome 2, bilby.v1.9.chrom.fasta, whole genome shotgun sequence:
- the LOC141512012 gene encoding LOW QUALITY PROTEIN: olfactory receptor 10R2-like (The sequence of the model RefSeq protein was modified relative to this genomic sequence to represent the inferred CDS: deleted 2 bases in 1 codon), which yields MLMESKRVSENKIMTIWKQLGRKAELKRLNWSQKPYCPWIPLSCLNPEMNLPQVMSEMKNQITDEVIAWNHLSLENFTMITEFFLLGFSDLQEMQFVLFAVILCLYLLILGGNITIITTVRLEHSLHTPMYFFLCVLSVSETFYTLVILPKMLLNLLSVFRTISFISCATQMFFFLGFAVTNCLLLGVMGYDRYTAICYPLRYPVLMSWWLCKFMAATCGMCGFLISMVGTFLVFSLPFCNSNRVNHYFCDIAPVIHLACGDPYINEVIIFIGGVVILMVPLTFICITYGFIVRTILKIPSTEGKKKAFSTCASHLTVVVVHYGCASFVYLRPSSRYTSSKDRLVTVTYTIITPLLNPLVYSLRNKDVQMAIRKVIGWGELSSKNV from the exons ATGCTAATGGAAAGCAAGAGAGTGAGTGAAaacaagataatgacaatatggAAGCAgcttggaaggaaagcagaattgaagagGCTGAACTGGTCACA AAAGCCTTATTGTCCTTGGATACCACTTTCCTGTCTAAATCCGGAAATGAATCTACCACAG GTGATGTCAGAGATGAAGAACCAGATCACTGATGAG GTCATTGCCTGGAATCATCTTTCTTTAGAGAACTTCACTATGATCACTGAGTTCTTTTTGCTTGGCTTTTCTGACCTTCAGGAAATGCAGTTTGTTCTCTTTGCTGTCATTCTCTGCCTCTACCTGTTAATCCTGGGTGGAAACATCACCATTATCACCACAGTCCGCCTAGAGCATAGCCTCCACACCCCCATGTACTTCTTCTTGTGTGTCCTTTCTGTCTCTGAGACCTTCTACACCTTGGTCATCCTTCCCAAGATGCTCCTTAACCTCTTATCTGTGTTCAGGACAATATCGTTCATCAGTTGTGCTACCCAAATGTTCTTCTTTCTTGGCTTTGCAGTCACCAACTGCCTGTTGTTGGGTGTGATGGGTTATGACCGCTACACTGCCATCTGTTATCCTTTGCGCTACCCAGTTCTTATGAGCTGGTGGTTATGCAAGTTCATGGCAGCCACTTGTGGTATGTGTGGCTTTCTGATTTCAATGGTGGGTACATTTTTGGTCTTCAGCCTACCCTTCTGCAACTCCAACAGGGTCAATCACTATTTTTGTGACATTGCACCTGTCATTCATCTTGCCTGTGGGGATCCCTATATCAATGAGGTGATTATATTCATTGGTGGGGTTGTGATACTCATGGTCCCCTTGACTTTCATCTGTATCACTTATGGCTTCATTGTAAGAACTATCCTGAAAATCCCAtcaactgaagggaaaaaaaaagccttttctaCCTGTGCCTCCCACCTCACAGTGGTTGTGGTCCACTATGGATGTGCATCTTTTGTCTACTTAAGACCTTCATCCAGATACACATCTAGCAAAGATCGACTGGTGACAGTGACTTACACCATCATTACTCCCTTATTGAATCCTTTGGTTTACAGTCTCAGGAACAAGGATGTCCAGATGGCTATTCGGAAGGTGATAGGCTGGGGAGAATTGTCTtctaaaaatgtataa